The Sesamum indicum cultivar Zhongzhi No. 13 linkage group LG6, S_indicum_v1.0, whole genome shotgun sequence genomic interval CAAGGCGAATACTCCAGGACTTCTTATCATTCCTCCGTCTAGAGATATGGCTCCATTTGGTATACAAGGGAGAGCCTTTAACATGTCTTCCCTTGATCTGTATACTTGCAAATTCGAGAAGAGGTAATAGAATAGTGTCTCCCGTAGACTGTGCCCAGTTTTCGAGATACCATATAAGTTAGTATTGTCAATTGTGATCATATTAACAGCAAAACCAAGAAAACCTTGAGGAGTTTCCCCATTGATTAATCTTGGTTTTAGAAGATCAAGCCTCCTTTGAGGGTCATCAGCTATGAGCTCACCAGCATATGGTCTAAGCACAAAACCacaagagaaaatataaaacataaggTAAGTGTGTAAGAGAGAGCTAATTGATAACCTGAAAAAATTGACCTGAAAACACACAACATACATTAGGTTTTCAAgacaaataacaagaaaacGGTCATCCTGAGGCCTCCCAGTCGATGCTGCAAATGCATCAATTCCGAAacctttatttattaaaccaTCTTTCGTATATCCTTCCAGGGCCTTGACACCTTCAAACGTCTTGCAGACCACTGCTAGCATGGTTTCTAGTCCCAAATACTCTGAAAAAAGCCTAAGCCACACAATTCAACAACAAATAAGTCAACCACACAGGATTAGTCGTATGTATTTTACTTTAGTTTCTGAAATAGTTTTCACGGTCCTTCATCCACAAACCAATCTCTTAATCACAgccaaaaaaattgagttgttTGGCTAGTCTCCAGCAACTTATGCAAGTATCTCAATGATAGAGAAAAGGAACCAGTACACATCCATTCAAATACAAGCTTGTACGTAAATTCATATGAAATGCTTCagataaaggaaaaatgaaattatatcaAGGAACATGCAGTTCCCTTGTTTATCAAAATGGAAATGAtgttaaaaggaaaaagaaaaagtagaaaaattaGACCAACCTGCTAAGGTTAACATCATCAACTTTTCCAAGTGTAGCCACTATACCAAGCACATCTTTCATCAATGGATGATCAGAAACCTGAGCTTCAGGGTTACTTCTCATCCTGCACAAAAGGGCAGCTACAGACTTCTTGCACTTCAGAATATGCTGAATTATTTCTTCCTCACTCTCCACAGAGGAAGGGTCTTCATTTTCCACTTTGGAGAAACTTGCTGTGTGATACTTCCCAATAGAAACTGTAAGGACATGTGGGATAAATCTATGAAAACTTCTcacttaaaaaacaaaaacaattttgttaGCAAATGGAGAGACATATCAGTAGCCATATAACTGAATAGAAGCAAGGAATGCAACAATCCAGATTTGATAACATATTCGTGacattaatttcaagaaagacTGGGTGGAATTTGGAAATATGGATACCTTGCATTTCGAGAATTGAGTCTTCCAGTTTGTTTTTCAGAGTCTTTAAGTATTTGACATTGACCTCATGATGCTTAATCTTTTCACCCAGCTCCTGCAGATCATCCTGTagtttctgaaaaattacatcaactcATGTCATTAGTTCCCTTAAGATAATGGATAAGTTCTTTCAGTTAAAACGAAAATACCAAGTTACAAACTGACATcaaacacaaatacatacacatgaTCGCATAAATTCAGGCAAATACTCACTTTTCATCCGTTAAGTATAGGGTTGTTGCACTTTTGGTCCATTATCTTTTTAAGAAACACAATTGCTCCTATAAGTTTTATACTCTTAGTCACATTTAGTGTTGTAATTATGTAGTCATCAATTTTAGTCCGGtatgtatttcaataaaaCACATCCTGCATGTTTTCCAAATATGagacttttagtccttttttggCCAGAGTAAAAAAACGGTGGCCggaaaaattaagtaaactTCAGATGGGAATAAAGACGTTATttttcacaagaaaaaaaaaacacgtATCCTCAAAATCCCAAGCCAAAATTCCCAATTTCCTCTTCCACTCTCAAACCCTAAGTTTACACCCATATCCCCCCTAACTCTCTTCCTAATTTCTCACCCCGAATTCCCTCCAATTCTCTTCTTGGTAATCGGTAAACtttctgaaatatttgagaattCTCCAAATGCTTGATTTGAAGAGATCAGGGAATTTTTGGGTAGGATTGAAGATTTTGGGgaatttgttttattagttTTCATATGGGGAATTAGGGACCGAGGAATTAATTAGTCCGATTGTATGGGCATTTGGCAAACATTAAGTAAATAATGCATGAAAACATGCATCTTTTCTCTAGTAAGAAATCTCAATCGCCGACACTAAAAGTGTCACATTTGCAAAGCATACAAGACTAGATgtgttttattgaaatataaacaGGACTATGTTTGATGACTATTTAAATGACTAAATGCGTCACAAGTAtaaaactttttgaaaaagataCCCCTAGACTTATCGgatgaaaagtgaaattttgcataaaattcACCACGGACCACCTGAGGAAATTAGTGACTACCTTAGAATGGTTTACAACTGACTCAGCAGGCTGACCATGCATTCCATTTTGCATGTCCTCCCTTGAAAAGGGAGCACTCTCTCCAACATGCTTAAGTGCTGACGGATCGACAACAACCAATGCCCTAGAGTTGATTGGCAGCTGGCGTAGAAACAACATTAAATACAATTGGTACACACAGAAAAGCACACACTATTATGCATAACCCAAACATAGACAAGTACGGTAGGAGTTAAAATTCTCTTTCCGCTGATAATGTATGGATGTAAAAGCTCATAACTGAAAATGGCATATTTTCAAGCTTATTTGGTATCCTATGCAAATCAGACATCAAGTCTCTATAAACTAACAAAAGAATGGTACGTACTGAATTAGATTACAGTAATCCTCATAGTTAGATCAATCATTTATAACCCGTACGGACCAGCAAGAACAAAATGGAAACTAAATCTGGATTATCAACCCCATTAAACATTAATAAGCAAATCGATTGCAGTAAGTTATACCTGGTAACAAATTACATGACATAAAATGCAGTAAGCTTTACCATATACAACTAAATGACATAAAACAGACACCTATACAACCACATTTGAACAAGCTAACACAAATGCATGCTTGCAAGGTTTAACCACTTAACCAAATTCCAAACAAGAGAGATTGACTactgataaaaatattactacaGATTTAACATACAGAAACAAAATGTTGCTTAATGCAAGCCCCTTACATAAAGACTCgttaaatttgaaaacatCAAACTCATCTTTCCTAAATGGGATGTATCGAATTAtcaaagtttataaatttctgGAACTGAAAAGTACCGAAAGCCATTCAAGAGAatcttaaatttgaaaaaagtttttttcttttcgggGGGAGGCGGCGGTTGTGCATCCATTAGATAAACTTAAAAACTGCCAACAAAACCCATTACAATAGTTTCCTGTAAACCTCAAAATGCTTCACACAAAACCGCAACTTCAAagaatagaaacaaaatcacCCGTCAAAAACTCAgaatttcacattttctatCCGAAGTTCCCGAAAccaatccaaaaaaattaggacTTGTGCATTGTATTCCAACAAATACAACTGCATGTCTAGGTTTTAGTGTTTCTTGCACTCTGGTGGACGTGGAAACAGCTCTGATCAACCTAGAAACCCAATTCATGAAAGCaaataacaagaaacaaacacaaccaatttaagtaaaacaaattcaaaccgGAGTCAACGGTTCACTGTCCACGCCCATATGCCGCTGCTCGCCTCCGCCTAACATTGTCGGCCgtcggggggggggggggggggggggttaaaTTGGGCCCCCCCGCCAAGCTGGGcgggcgggggggggggggggggacgcTGTTGAGGGAGTGACAATTGACACGGAGCaagtggagagagagagagagagagagagagacagagaggaatcctattgaaaaagaaaaatacaaactgGCTCTCAGAGTAAGCTGGCTTCACAAATTAGGCCCACATACCTCTTTGCTAATTAACATTCCTAAATTGTAAATAGTATATaggtaaaaaattataaataatttttatgtttgatcaatttatattaatttttttaattgagcttcggatatattaattttgtcactattatatttttaaaataaatataaaaatatctaacgacgtgtttgaaaaaatctaacaaattatttacttagtctataaaagaatttaaaaaaaaaaatagttataattaataattcataagaacgTTATGGTCACCACAAATACCCTTCCAAATAAGAAGATATTTATCATAGATAATTACTTTTCCCCTCTTAAAAGTGATTGagttcatttaatttatttaatccttTTTTGTTCGTATGATTAgacatgataaaattatttattatgcatAATCACATATTTAATTCGAATGATAAGAGTTCGATATTACAatcttaatttatgaaataatgtaTCCAATTTAAAAGATGggattaattactttttttcttatatgcCCTTCCacataaaattgatgtaattttcttgattcatATATTCACTCATTATTAAGTTGGTAGATTATTTTTCgctttttcacaaaaaatatatttttcactttggCTTTTTTCTGACTcgtgaaatatatatgtatgcttaaaagaatgtattttaaattagaataaatctataataaaaaagtattactttattttttttgggactttcaaaaaatacttgaattttaattagataattaaatttcaaaaattaaaatttttgtaatatttttatattttttataaaaacattaaaccgtggatcttcttcttttttttaaatgtctattttaaatttctacttcatatatatgaatgtaaaaaatatataaatactccaCAAGgattattgttttaaaaattatattttaataaatattgagacgtttttcatcttttctaattatttagaagctaaaatattaaaataaaaataacataaaaaatgataatcttaattgtctttttatatttaatcatatttttttatctctttaataaaatactatattatattataacaaaagatATCACAGGTACAATAcgtcaaatcaaatataatgaataattggatcaattattattttattttttatttcattacgAATATAGTGCGTCCTTAGCATATCCAATTGTAGTGGTTAATTGATATTTCGGTACATCTTTCTACCACTCAAAACTCGGCATATTTATGTTGCATATGCCCCTGAAtcctattatttaaaattaagacTATATTATGTTGGTATTTGAATTCCAAAAGTAAGGTTAATTGTTATTGGGTGTATATATGGTGTAATgctaaaattatgaacatTTTACAAAGATTTTGACCCATAAAGTAGCTTGCATATTTTAATCTCCACGTGGGCATGATCATATTGAAATCACAAagatttgtattatatatggGATGGTAGGTGAGTTGAACCAGTTCGCGAGCTATGCGAGAAGCTTGATATTAAGCTTAATTCGAGCTTGATTTTTTCTAGCTCGAGCTCAGTATACTCTGGTTGTaagttttctttcatttttttaattttttgtaagtatttttattcttaaaatttttatttatttaattttatattgaataatttatcgaaattattaatcaatatcatatattttaattttagataataataaattatggtatttttatttatactctTTATGAAAAGACaagcttaatcaataatttagtaagtttttgtattttttaaaaataaatatttaatatgacatatgtaaattttatgttatattttaatatctatttatattctcttatactttt includes:
- the LOC105163857 gene encoding protein DEFECTIVE IN MERISTEM SILENCING 3, whose product is MLGGGEQRHMGVDSEPLTPLPINSRALVVVDPSALKHVGESAPFSREDMQNGMHGQPAESVVNHSKKLQDDLQELGEKIKHHEVNVKYLKTLKNKLEDSILEMQVSIGKYHTASFSKVENEDPSSVESEEEIIQHILKCKKSVAALLCRMRSNPEAQVSDHPLMKDVLGIVATLGKVDDVNLSRLFSEYLGLETMLAVVCKTFEGVKALEGYTKDGLINKGFGIDAFAASTGRPQDDRFLVICLENLIPYAGELIADDPQRRLDLLKPRLINGETPQGFLGFAVNMITIDNTNLYGISKTGHSLRETLFYYLFSNLQVYRSREDMLKALPCIPNGAISLDGGMIRSPGVFALGHHRENIDVKFPCDCQRFNLPVNYFETENQLKETKRKKDRAWEDLQREQALLDHVRYSYETKKREFVQFLAETSSYSTQYQVGRVSTPR